A window of the Streptomyces sp. NBC_00454 genome harbors these coding sequences:
- a CDS encoding tRNA-dependent cyclodipeptide synthase, with protein sequence MTTAIKGIFAVRPYTPHCQVIHDEGDHAVIGISSGNSYFTHDRVTDLARWGLEHFRQVDLIWTDMHVAEMFVALGYPEIEAQRKAVKNLRGVRAKVTGAVAALDPEGERLRGRPMSSLLELPAYQRIRSQLDVFMADDPEFREVCDQLAARFLADKLNGQPPTALQREVCIKYVCAEVPLFLDTPAILGVNSSLNCYHQALPLAELLYARGWGLRASRNQGHAVITPAEEQDSPA encoded by the coding sequence TTGACGACTGCCATCAAAGGCATCTTCGCCGTCCGTCCCTATACCCCTCACTGCCAGGTAATCCACGACGAGGGTGACCACGCCGTCATCGGGATCTCGTCGGGGAACTCCTACTTCACGCATGATCGCGTGACGGACCTCGCCCGGTGGGGACTCGAGCACTTCCGGCAGGTCGATCTCATCTGGACCGACATGCACGTAGCCGAGATGTTCGTGGCACTCGGCTACCCCGAGATCGAAGCGCAGCGCAAGGCGGTGAAGAACCTCCGCGGAGTGCGCGCCAAGGTCACCGGCGCCGTCGCCGCCCTCGACCCCGAAGGCGAACGGCTGCGCGGACGCCCCATGTCCTCGCTCCTGGAGCTCCCCGCCTACCAGCGGATCCGCTCCCAGCTGGACGTCTTCATGGCCGACGACCCGGAGTTCCGCGAGGTCTGTGACCAGCTCGCGGCCCGGTTCCTCGCCGACAAGCTGAACGGCCAGCCGCCCACGGCACTTCAGCGCGAAGTGTGCATCAAGTACGTGTGCGCCGAGGTACCGCTGTTCCTGGACACCCCGGCCATCCTCGGGGTCAACTCCTCGCTCAACTGCTATCACCAGGCCCTGCCGCTGGCAGAGCTGCTGTACGCACGCGGCTGGGGCCTGCGCGCCTCACGCAACCAGGGCCACGCGGTCATCACCCCCGCCGAAGAACAGGACAGCCCCGCATGA
- a CDS encoding glycerate kinase has product MTDGAVTETARVLIAADKFKGSLTAVQVAERVTAGLRKAVPGVEIETLPVADGGDGTVAAAVAAGFERREVRVTGPLGDQVTAAFALREGTAVVEMAEASGLQLMPAGVFAPLTATTYGSGELLKAALDAGATSIVFGVGGSATTDGGAGMLAALGAVFLDANGEPVGPGGGALAALASADLSGVDPRIKEVDFVLASDVDNPLTGPKGAPAIYGPQKGASPEDVATLDAALAHFAVVLEKSIGSLAAEAAVSPGAGGAGGIGYGALLLGASFRPGIELMLEVLGFAPALERATLVITGEGSLDEQTLHGKAPAGVAAAARAAGKPVVAVCGRLLLTQEALQAAGIQRAYPLTDLEPDPAVSIPNAGPLLERVAENIAADVL; this is encoded by the coding sequence GTGACGGACGGAGCAGTAACTGAGACCGCGCGCGTGCTCATCGCCGCGGACAAATTCAAGGGCTCGCTCACGGCCGTTCAGGTCGCGGAGCGGGTGACGGCCGGCCTCCGCAAGGCCGTACCCGGCGTGGAGATCGAGACCCTCCCCGTCGCGGACGGCGGCGACGGTACGGTCGCGGCCGCTGTGGCGGCCGGTTTCGAACGCCGGGAGGTACGGGTCACCGGACCCCTCGGTGACCAGGTCACGGCCGCTTTCGCACTGCGCGAGGGCACCGCGGTGGTCGAGATGGCGGAGGCCTCCGGCCTCCAGCTGATGCCGGCGGGTGTCTTCGCCCCGCTGACGGCGACCACCTACGGCTCCGGCGAGCTGCTGAAGGCCGCACTCGACGCGGGCGCGACCTCGATCGTCTTCGGTGTGGGCGGCAGCGCCACCACCGACGGCGGCGCGGGCATGCTGGCCGCACTGGGCGCGGTCTTCCTGGATGCGAACGGTGAACCGGTCGGTCCGGGCGGCGGCGCGCTGGCGGCTCTGGCCTCGGCCGACCTGTCCGGCGTCGACCCCCGCATCAAGGAGGTCGACTTCGTCCTGGCGAGCGACGTGGACAACCCTCTGACGGGTCCGAAGGGCGCTCCGGCGATCTACGGCCCACAGAAGGGGGCGTCGCCCGAGGACGTGGCCACCCTGGACGCGGCCCTGGCGCACTTCGCGGTGGTCCTGGAGAAGTCGATCGGCTCCCTGGCCGCCGAGGCCGCGGTTTCGCCGGGCGCGGGCGGTGCCGGCGGCATCGGCTACGGGGCGCTGCTGCTCGGAGCCTCGTTCCGTCCCGGCATCGAGCTGATGCTCGAGGTGCTCGGCTTCGCGCCGGCGCTGGAGCGGGCGACGCTGGTCATCACCGGCGAGGGCTCGCTGGACGAGCAGACCCTCCACGGCAAGGCTCCGGCCGGTGTCGCGGCGGCTGCCCGTGCGGCCGGCAAGCCGGTCGTCGCGGTCTGCGGCCGCCTGCTGCTCACGCAGGAGGCCCTCCAGGCTGCCGGCATCCAGCGGGCCTACCCGCTGACGGACCTCGAGCCGGACCCGGCGGTGAGCATCCCGAACGCGGGTCCGCTGCTGGAGCGGGTGGCGGAGAACATCGCGGCCGACGTCCTCTGA
- a CDS encoding BCCT family transporter, which yields MSTDSLEQARPNSPGGGSEGPDDGTPDRTVVTIGVISVLAVVAWAALGKSSFDTASSTALAWVLNNFAWLFVIAADVFLVMCVVLAISRFGRIRLGKDDSEPEFTNLAWIAMMFSAGMGIGLMFYGVGEPLTHYLNPPPASGAAPGTGDAARAALDYSFFHWTLTPWAIYGIAGLALAYATFRKGRGNRLSSAFVPLMGEERANGWPGKAIDLLAVFATVFGTATSLGLGALQVAKGLNITTGIEDSTTVELIIIGSLSAAFVLSAFSGLHKGVKWLSTINIVLAAALMIFVFVLGPTVYVLDVIPASIGSYLHELLPMATRTGAFTDSAWLGAWTIFYWAWWLSWAPFVGTFIARISRGRTIREFLIGVLLIPSGATVIWFCVMGGTAIRLDSTGVADMASKLKEGTEASLFAMLDALPLGGLTSWIAMALVMTYFVTSADSASLVMGSLTSRGSLHPPTWLVVTWGVLMAAVAAVLLVAGGLKSLQTATILVALPFVIVMLVLCWALVKELREDPGAGPVRHHALHGLRDAVKAMVGDAITEQGPARHPRLRRLAESKNRDREDGGTGGPSGGTAGSGGTGGSTPEA from the coding sequence ATGAGCACGGATTCACTGGAACAGGCACGTCCGAATTCCCCGGGTGGGGGTTCCGAAGGCCCGGATGACGGCACTCCCGACCGTACCGTCGTGACCATCGGAGTGATCTCCGTCCTGGCCGTCGTCGCCTGGGCAGCGCTCGGCAAGAGCTCCTTCGACACGGCGTCGAGCACGGCCCTGGCCTGGGTGCTGAACAACTTCGCCTGGCTGTTCGTGATCGCCGCCGACGTGTTCCTGGTCATGTGCGTGGTGCTCGCGATCAGCCGCTTCGGCCGGATCCGGCTCGGCAAGGACGACTCGGAGCCGGAGTTCACGAACCTCGCGTGGATCGCGATGATGTTCAGCGCGGGCATGGGAATCGGTCTGATGTTCTACGGGGTGGGGGAGCCGCTCACCCACTACCTGAATCCGCCGCCCGCCAGCGGCGCCGCCCCCGGCACCGGGGACGCGGCCCGCGCGGCGCTCGACTACTCCTTCTTCCACTGGACCCTCACCCCCTGGGCGATCTACGGCATCGCCGGCCTCGCCCTGGCCTACGCGACCTTCCGCAAGGGCCGCGGCAACCGCCTCAGCTCCGCCTTCGTCCCCCTCATGGGCGAGGAGCGGGCCAACGGCTGGCCCGGCAAGGCCATCGACCTGCTCGCCGTCTTCGCGACCGTCTTCGGCACCGCCACCAGCCTCGGCCTCGGCGCGCTCCAGGTCGCCAAGGGGCTCAACATCACCACCGGGATCGAGGACTCGACCACCGTCGAGCTGATCATCATCGGATCGCTCTCCGCCGCCTTCGTGCTCTCGGCCTTCTCCGGCCTGCACAAGGGCGTCAAATGGCTCTCCACGATCAACATCGTGCTCGCCGCGGCCCTGATGATCTTCGTCTTCGTCCTCGGCCCGACCGTCTACGTCCTCGACGTGATCCCGGCGAGCATCGGCAGCTACCTGCACGAGCTGCTCCCCATGGCCACCCGTACCGGCGCCTTCACCGACAGCGCCTGGCTGGGGGCGTGGACGATCTTCTACTGGGCGTGGTGGCTCTCCTGGGCCCCGTTCGTCGGCACCTTCATCGCCCGCATCTCCCGCGGCCGCACCATCCGCGAGTTCCTCATCGGCGTGCTGCTGATCCCCAGCGGCGCCACCGTCATCTGGTTCTGCGTCATGGGCGGCACCGCGATCCGCCTCGACTCCACCGGTGTCGCCGACATGGCCTCCAAGCTCAAGGAGGGCACCGAGGCCTCGCTCTTCGCGATGCTCGACGCGCTCCCGCTCGGCGGGCTCACCTCCTGGATCGCGATGGCCCTGGTGATGACGTACTTCGTCACCAGCGCCGACTCCGCCTCCCTCGTCATGGGCTCGCTCACCAGCCGCGGCTCGCTGCACCCGCCGACCTGGCTCGTGGTCACCTGGGGCGTGCTGATGGCCGCGGTGGCCGCCGTACTCCTGGTCGCGGGCGGCCTGAAGTCCCTCCAGACGGCCACCATCCTGGTCGCGCTGCCGTTCGTCATCGTGATGCTGGTGCTCTGCTGGGCCCTGGTGAAGGAGTTGCGGGAGGACCCGGGCGCGGGCCCCGTCCGCCACCACGCCCTCCACGGACTGCGCGACGCGGTCAAGGCCATGGTCGGCGACGCCATCACCGAGCAGGGCCCGGCCCGCCACCCGCGCCTGCGCCGCCTGGCCGAGTCGAAGAACCGCGACCGCGAGGACGGCGGCACGGGCGGCCCGTCCGGCGGGACGGCCGGCAGCGGCGGGACCGGCGGGAGCACCCCCGAGGCGTGA
- a CDS encoding NUDIX domain-containing protein, giving the protein MTTTDDYATYIASLPRVLAGAAVLYRDDEGRVLVVEPNYREGWVLPGGTIESDRGESPRTAARRESAEEIGLDLPLGRLLAVDWTLGPARPPLVAYVYDGGVLDAAQLASIELQEEELISWRLVEPAELTDYLLGALGPRIEEAHRVLQSGEGAAELENGRRPQAS; this is encoded by the coding sequence GTGACCACCACGGATGATTACGCCACCTACATCGCGAGCCTGCCCCGGGTGCTGGCCGGCGCGGCCGTGCTCTACCGGGACGACGAGGGCCGGGTGCTCGTCGTCGAGCCCAACTACCGGGAGGGCTGGGTGCTGCCGGGCGGCACCATCGAGTCCGACCGGGGCGAATCCCCGCGGACGGCCGCCCGCCGGGAGAGCGCCGAGGAGATCGGCCTCGACCTGCCGCTCGGCCGGCTGCTGGCCGTGGACTGGACCCTGGGCCCGGCCCGGCCGCCGCTCGTGGCGTACGTCTACGACGGCGGCGTGCTCGACGCGGCGCAGCTCGCCTCCATCGAGCTCCAGGAGGAAGAGCTGATCTCGTGGCGGCTGGTCGAACCGGCCGAACTGACGGACTATCTGCTCGGAGCGCTGGGACCGCGCATCGAAGAGGCCCACCGGGTCCTGCAGTCGGGCGAGGGCGCCGCGGAACTGGAGAACGGCCGCAGGCCGCAGGCCTCTTGA
- a CDS encoding methylated-DNA--[protein]-cysteine S-methyltransferase: MPSNSTRGTSTGRRQHTVVDSPYGELTLVATDGFLSGLYMTGQRHRPAEESFGERVAAGEEPFPEVVRQLTAYFAGELTEFDLPLRLEGTEFQRSVWEQLVRIPYGQTWSYGELATRLGKPNASRAVGLANGKNPVGIVVPCHRVIGASGSMTGYGGGIDRKVRLLAFESGAEQL; this comes from the coding sequence ATGCCCAGCAACAGCACGCGCGGTACGTCCACCGGCCGCAGGCAGCACACCGTCGTCGACAGCCCCTACGGGGAGCTCACCCTGGTCGCCACCGACGGCTTCCTCAGCGGCCTCTACATGACCGGCCAGCGCCACCGTCCGGCCGAGGAGTCCTTCGGCGAGCGGGTCGCGGCCGGGGAGGAGCCCTTCCCCGAGGTGGTGCGGCAGCTGACCGCGTACTTCGCCGGGGAGCTCACCGAGTTCGACCTCCCGCTCCGGCTGGAGGGCACCGAGTTCCAGCGCAGCGTGTGGGAGCAGCTCGTACGGATCCCCTACGGGCAGACCTGGTCCTACGGGGAGCTGGCGACCCGGCTCGGCAAGCCGAACGCCTCGCGGGCGGTGGGCCTGGCCAACGGGAAGAACCCGGTCGGCATCGTCGTGCCCTGCCACCGCGTCATCGGGGCGTCCGGTTCCATGACCGGCTACGGCGGCGGCATCGACCGCAAGGTGCGCCTGCTGGCCTTCGAGTCGGGGGCGGAGCAGCTGTAG
- a CDS encoding AlkA N-terminal domain-containing protein, with product MYTDTERCVRAVRSKDARFDGWFFTAVRTTGIYCRPSCPAVPPKVENMTFLPSAAACQQSGYRACKRCRPDTSPGSPEWNARADAVARAMRLIQDGVVDREGVPGLAAKLGYSARQVERQLNAELGAGPLALARAQRAQTARLLIETSELPMGDIAFAAGFSSIRTFNDTVREVFALAPSELRARAGNGSRQDARVPGTISLRLPFRTPLNPDNLFGHLAATAVPGVEEWRAGAYRRTLRLPYGTGVVALTPQPDHIGCQLALTDLRDLTIAISRCRRLLDLDADPEAVDEQLRADPLLAPLVDKAPGRRVPRTVDAEEFAVRAVLGQQVSTAAARTHAARLVAAHGEPVADPDPEGGLTHLFPSSQALAGLDPEALALPRSRRATLTTLVSALADGSLPLGIDSDWETARAHLNALPGFGPWTTEIIAMRALGDPDAFIPSDLGIRRAAKGLGLPSTPSALTARAAHWRPWRAYAVQYLWATEDHAINFLPA from the coding sequence ATGTACACCGACACCGAGCGCTGCGTGCGGGCCGTCCGGTCCAAGGACGCCCGCTTCGACGGATGGTTCTTCACCGCGGTCAGGACCACCGGGATCTACTGCCGCCCGAGCTGCCCGGCGGTGCCTCCCAAGGTCGAGAACATGACCTTCCTGCCCAGCGCCGCCGCCTGCCAGCAGAGCGGGTACCGGGCGTGCAAGCGGTGCCGTCCGGACACCTCCCCCGGCTCCCCCGAGTGGAACGCCCGCGCCGACGCCGTCGCCCGCGCCATGCGGCTCATCCAGGACGGGGTCGTCGACCGGGAGGGGGTCCCGGGGCTGGCCGCCAAGCTGGGGTACTCCGCCCGCCAGGTGGAGCGCCAGCTCAACGCCGAGCTCGGCGCCGGCCCCCTGGCCCTCGCCCGGGCCCAGCGCGCGCAGACCGCTCGGCTGCTGATCGAGACCTCCGAGCTGCCGATGGGCGACATCGCCTTCGCCGCCGGGTTCTCCTCGATCCGGACCTTCAACGACACCGTCCGCGAGGTCTTCGCCCTCGCCCCGAGCGAGCTGCGCGCCCGGGCCGGGAACGGCAGCCGCCAGGACGCCCGGGTGCCCGGAACCATCAGCCTGCGGCTCCCCTTCCGCACCCCCCTCAACCCCGACAACCTCTTCGGGCACCTCGCCGCTACCGCCGTCCCCGGGGTCGAGGAGTGGCGCGCGGGCGCGTACCGCCGCACGCTCCGGCTCCCCTACGGCACCGGGGTGGTCGCGCTCACCCCGCAGCCCGACCACATCGGCTGCCAGCTCGCCCTGACCGACCTGCGCGACCTCACCATCGCCATCAGCCGCTGCCGCCGCCTGCTGGACCTCGACGCCGATCCCGAGGCCGTGGACGAGCAGCTGCGCGCCGATCCGCTGCTGGCCCCGCTCGTGGACAAGGCTCCCGGGCGCCGGGTGCCCCGTACGGTCGACGCGGAGGAGTTCGCGGTACGCGCGGTCCTGGGCCAGCAGGTGTCCACGGCCGCGGCCCGGACGCACGCGGCCCGGCTGGTGGCCGCCCACGGCGAGCCGGTGGCCGATCCCGACCCCGAGGGCGGGCTGACCCACCTGTTCCCGTCCTCGCAGGCGCTGGCCGGGCTCGATCCGGAGGCGCTGGCCCTGCCGCGCAGCCGCCGGGCCACCCTCACCACGCTGGTCTCGGCGCTCGCCGACGGTTCCCTCCCGCTGGGCATCGACAGCGACTGGGAGACGGCGCGGGCCCATCTCAACGCGCTGCCCGGTTTCGGCCCGTGGACCACCGAGATCATCGCGATGCGGGCGCTGGGCGACCCCGATGCCTTCATCCCCTCCGACCTGGGGATCCGGCGTGCCGCGAAGGGGCTCGGGCTGCCGTCCACGCCCTCGGCGCTGACGGCCCGCGCGGCGCACTGGCGGCCCTGGCGCGCGTACGCCGTCCAGTACCTGTGGGCCACCGAGGACCACGCCATCAACTTCCTGCCCGCCTGA
- the pssA gene encoding CDP-diacylglycerol--serine O-phosphatidyltransferase, protein MPLSLRLSIADTLTLGNATCGFMAVYFTTTGILIPHLTGSGESGMARHSAATAVILMLLAAVFDLFDGIVARKLRSSPMGAELDNLSDLISFGLAPAYFVLVYGMVADDAHQKMSALAAIVVLLAVVLRLARFSCVTMKDGMFQGMPSPFGALTVVSIVLLELPFVPTLLAIVGVAWLMVSRVEYPKPRGVLAVAMLSWIVGAMGLLAAWAFDAPGGALLLQTGCALQIALAATIPLFATTRRANTFRHNRREARATQAR, encoded by the coding sequence ATGCCGCTCTCCCTGCGGCTGTCGATAGCGGACACCCTCACCCTCGGCAACGCGACCTGCGGATTCATGGCGGTGTACTTCACCACCACCGGGATCCTCATCCCGCACCTCACCGGCAGCGGCGAGTCGGGCATGGCCCGGCACAGCGCGGCCACCGCGGTGATACTGATGCTGCTCGCGGCCGTCTTCGACCTCTTCGACGGGATCGTGGCCCGCAAGCTGCGCAGCTCGCCGATGGGTGCGGAGCTGGACAACCTGTCCGACCTGATCAGCTTCGGCCTGGCGCCCGCCTACTTCGTGCTCGTCTACGGCATGGTCGCCGACGACGCGCACCAGAAGATGTCGGCGCTGGCGGCGATCGTCGTCCTGCTGGCGGTCGTCCTGCGCCTGGCCAGATTCAGCTGCGTGACGATGAAGGACGGCATGTTCCAGGGCATGCCGAGCCCCTTCGGCGCGCTCACGGTCGTCTCGATCGTGCTGCTGGAGCTGCCGTTCGTTCCGACGCTCCTCGCGATCGTCGGCGTGGCCTGGCTGATGGTGAGCCGGGTCGAGTACCCCAAGCCGCGGGGTGTCCTCGCGGTGGCGATGCTCAGCTGGATCGTCGGGGCGATGGGGCTGCTGGCGGCCTGGGCGTTCGACGCCCCGGGCGGCGCGCTGCTGCTCCAGACCGGCTGCGCGCTGCAGATCGCTCTGGCGGCGACCATCCCGCTGTTCGCGACGACCCGTCGCGCGAACACGTTCCGCCACAACCGCCGCGAGGCGAGGGCCACCCAGGCCCGCTAG
- a CDS encoding phosphatidylserine decarboxylase: MPHSQTSAPRVGLLGGRLARGASPWLLPTVATAAVSLVRARKSGRWAAVAVPTTALAAGMLWFFRDPEREITQGRVISPADGVVQSIMPWKDGRTRVAIFMSPLNVHVNRAPLAGTVTSVEHVPGGFVPAFNKESENNERVVWHFDTELGDIEMVQIAGAVARRIVPYLPAGTKVEQGERIGLIRFGSRVDIYLPEGVEVAVEVGQATTAGVTRIDRD; the protein is encoded by the coding sequence ATGCCCCACAGCCAAACCTCTGCACCTCGCGTCGGCCTCCTCGGTGGACGCCTCGCGCGCGGAGCATCGCCGTGGCTTCTGCCGACCGTCGCCACCGCCGCCGTCAGCCTCGTCCGGGCCCGCAAGTCCGGACGCTGGGCGGCAGTGGCCGTGCCCACCACCGCTCTCGCGGCGGGCATGCTGTGGTTCTTCCGCGACCCCGAGCGTGAGATCACGCAGGGCCGGGTCATCTCCCCCGCCGACGGTGTGGTGCAGAGCATCATGCCGTGGAAGGACGGACGGACCCGGGTCGCGATCTTCATGAGCCCGCTGAACGTCCACGTCAACCGCGCGCCCCTCGCGGGCACGGTGACGTCCGTGGAGCACGTCCCCGGTGGATTCGTTCCGGCGTTCAACAAGGAGAGCGAGAACAACGAGCGCGTTGTCTGGCACTTCGACACCGAGCTCGGCGACATCGAGATGGTGCAGATCGCCGGCGCCGTCGCGCGACGCATCGTCCCGTACCTGCCGGCCGGCACCAAGGTGGAGCAGGGCGAACGCATCGGTCTGATCCGCTTCGGCTCCCGCGTCGACATCTACCTCCCCGAGGGCGTCGAGGTCGCGGTCGAGGTCGGACAGGCCACCACCGCGGGGGTGACCCGAATTGACCGTGACTGA
- a CDS encoding acyl-CoA dehydrogenase family protein, translating to MSRLAQTAGLTDDQRDILKTVREFVDKEIIPVATELEHRDEYPQQIVDGLKELGLFGLMIPEEYGGLGESLLTYALCVEEIARGWMSVSGIINTHFIVAYMLKQHGTQEQKEYFLPRMALGEVRGAFSMSEPGLGSDVSAITSKAVKDGDEYVLNGQKMWLTNGGTSTLVAVLVRSDEGHPEGTAPHKSMTTFLVEKEAGFGEVRPGLTIPGKIDKMGYKGVDTTELIMDGLRIPANRVLGGQTGRGFYQMMDGVEVGRVNVAARGCGVAQRAFELGVSYAQQRHTFGKAIAEHQAIQFKLAEMATKVEAAHAMMVNAARKKDSGERNDLEAGMAKYLASEYCKEVVEDAFRIHGGYGFSKEYEIERLYREAPMLLIGEGTAEIQKMIIGRRLLEEYRLQG from the coding sequence ATGAGCCGACTTGCCCAGACCGCCGGCCTGACGGACGACCAGAGGGACATCCTCAAGACCGTCCGGGAGTTCGTCGACAAGGAGATCATCCCGGTCGCGACCGAGCTGGAGCACCGGGACGAGTACCCGCAGCAGATCGTCGACGGCCTCAAGGAACTCGGCCTGTTCGGCCTGATGATCCCGGAGGAGTACGGCGGCCTGGGTGAGTCGCTGCTCACCTACGCGCTGTGCGTCGAGGAGATCGCGCGCGGCTGGATGTCCGTCTCGGGCATCATCAACACGCACTTCATCGTGGCGTACATGCTCAAGCAGCACGGCACGCAGGAGCAGAAGGAGTACTTCCTCCCGCGGATGGCGCTGGGCGAGGTGCGCGGCGCGTTCTCGATGTCCGAGCCGGGGCTGGGCTCCGATGTGTCGGCCATCACCTCCAAGGCGGTGAAGGACGGCGACGAGTACGTCCTGAACGGCCAGAAGATGTGGCTGACGAACGGCGGCACGTCCACTCTGGTGGCCGTCCTGGTCCGCAGTGACGAAGGACACCCGGAGGGCACCGCCCCCCACAAGTCGATGACGACCTTCCTGGTGGAGAAGGAGGCGGGCTTCGGCGAGGTCCGTCCCGGCCTGACCATCCCGGGCAAGATCGACAAGATGGGCTACAAGGGCGTCGACACGACCGAGCTCATCATGGACGGACTGCGCATTCCGGCCAATCGGGTCCTCGGAGGCCAGACCGGCCGAGGGTTTTACCAAATGATGGACGGGGTCGAGGTCGGCCGCGTCAACGTGGCGGCCCGTGGCTGCGGCGTCGCACAGCGTGCTTTCGAGCTCGGTGTCTCGTATGCCCAGCAACGTCACACTTTCGGCAAGGCCATCGCCGAGCACCAGGCGATCCAGTTCAAGCTGGCCGAGATGGCTACCAAGGTCGAAGCCGCCCATGCGATGATGGTCAATGCAGCACGCAAAAAGGACTCCGGGGAACGAAACGACCTCGAAGCAGGGATGGCGAAGTACCTCGCCTCCGAGTACTGCAAGGAGGTGGTGGAAGACGCGTTCCGCATCCACGGCGGCTACGGCTTCTCGAAGGAGTACGAGATCGAGCGCCTCTACCGCGAGGCGCCGATGCTGCTCATCGGTGAAGGTACCGCCGAGATCCAGAAAATGATCATCGGGCGACGCCTGCTTGAGGAGTACCGACTGCAGGGCTGA
- a CDS encoding MaoC family dehydratase, protein MQFGRTYEEFEIGAVYKHWPGKTVTEYDDHLFCLLTMNHHPLHMDSNYAENTTDFGKNVVVGNYIYSLLLGMSVPDVSGKAIANLEIESLRHVAPTFHGDTIYGETTVLDKTPSKSKNDRGIVYVETKGYKQDGTLVCVFRRKVMVPTETYIKERGGEQPGRPTLKEQGK, encoded by the coding sequence ATGCAGTTCGGACGCACCTACGAAGAGTTCGAGATCGGCGCGGTCTACAAGCACTGGCCCGGAAAGACGGTCACCGAGTACGACGACCACCTCTTCTGCCTGCTGACCATGAACCACCACCCGCTCCACATGGACAGCAACTACGCGGAGAACACGACCGACTTCGGCAAGAACGTGGTCGTGGGCAACTACATCTACTCGCTGCTGCTGGGCATGTCCGTGCCGGACGTCTCCGGCAAGGCGATCGCCAACCTGGAGATCGAGTCGCTGCGGCACGTGGCGCCGACCTTCCACGGGGACACGATCTACGGCGAGACCACGGTCCTCGACAAGACCCCGTCGAAGTCGAAGAACGACCGCGGCATCGTCTACGTGGAGACCAAGGGCTACAAGCAGGACGGCACCCTCGTCTGCGTCTTCAGGCGCAAGGTGATGGTCCCGACCGAGACGTACATCAAGGAGCGCGGCGGCGAGCAGCCCGGCCGCCCCACGCTGAAGGAACAGGGGAAGTAG
- a CDS encoding CoA ester lyase: MTTPSSPVNRLRPRRSCLAVPGSNPRFLEKAQGLPADQVFLDLEDACAPLAKEGARHTIVEALNQGDWTGKTRVVRVNDWTTHWTYRDVITVVEGAGQNLDCIMLPKVQDAQQVVALDLLLTQIEKTMGFEVGKIGIEAQIENAKGLVNVDEIAAASPRLETIIFGPADFMASINMKSLVVGMQPPGYGADAYHYILMRILMAARMHNLQAIDGPFLQIKNVDGYREVAGRAAALGFDGKWVLHPGQVDAANEVFSPSQEDYDHSELILDAYDWCTSEAGGKKGSAMLGDEMIDEASRKMALVIAGKGRAAGMERTTKFEIPEA; encoded by the coding sequence ATGACCACGCCCTCTTCCCCGGTCAACCGGCTGCGGCCGCGCCGCTCCTGCCTCGCGGTTCCGGGTTCCAACCCCCGGTTCCTGGAGAAGGCCCAGGGCCTGCCGGCCGACCAGGTCTTCCTCGACCTCGAGGACGCCTGCGCCCCGCTCGCCAAGGAGGGCGCCCGTCACACGATCGTGGAGGCGCTGAACCAGGGCGACTGGACCGGCAAGACCCGTGTGGTGCGCGTCAACGACTGGACCACGCACTGGACGTACCGCGACGTGATCACCGTCGTCGAGGGCGCCGGGCAGAACCTCGACTGCATCATGCTGCCGAAGGTCCAGGACGCCCAGCAGGTCGTGGCGCTCGATCTCCTCCTGACCCAGATCGAGAAGACCATGGGCTTCGAGGTCGGCAAGATCGGCATCGAGGCGCAGATCGAGAACGCCAAGGGCCTGGTCAACGTCGACGAGATCGCCGCCGCGTCCCCGCGGCTGGAGACCATCATCTTCGGGCCGGCCGACTTCATGGCCTCGATCAACATGAAGTCCCTGGTCGTGGGCATGCAGCCGCCCGGCTACGGCGCGGACGCCTACCACTACATCCTGATGCGGATCCTGATGGCGGCCCGCATGCACAACCTCCAGGCGATCGACGGCCCCTTCCTCCAGATCAAGAACGTCGACGGCTACCGCGAGGTCGCCGGGCGCGCGGCGGCGCTGGGCTTCGACGGCAAGTGGGTGCTGCACCCGGGCCAGGTCGACGCGGCCAACGAGGTCTTCTCCCCCTCGCAGGAGGACTACGACCACTCCGAGCTGATCCTCGACGCGTACGACTGGTGCACCTCCGAGGCCGGCGGCAAGAAGGGTTCGGCGATGCTCGGCGACGAGATGATCGACGAGGCCAGCCGCAAGATGGCCCTGGTCATCGCGGGCAAGGGCCGCGCCGCGGGCATGGAGCGCACCACCAAGTTCGAGATCCCGGAGGCCTGA